From one Mesoplodon densirostris isolate mMesDen1 chromosome 19, mMesDen1 primary haplotype, whole genome shotgun sequence genomic stretch:
- the SLC7A6OS gene encoding probable RNA polymerase II nuclear localization protein SLC7A6OS, with the protein MEVGMTAVLRVKRKRSAEPAEALVLACKRLCSSAVESGAQKTPPEDLERAAENNVFQLVATVRSQEEPVQPLVRAALRPSQGSQQRIRRHLRASAREIRQNGRYKVVSSRRSSGIPSGGLGSEDAPGSPEAAEDAGFQLLDLVHEEGDPEAAAISCKTSDPDVILCNSVELIRERLTVSEDGPRVGYQEEQKDNYVYDIYYLDMATPGWIENILSVQPYSQEWELVNDDQQPEDIYEDEDDENSENNWRNEYPEEENSDGDEDSRVSDEYNSLSEEGDNRGPQMWSKYPLDVQKEFGYDSPHDLDSD; encoded by the exons ATGGAGGTCGGCATGACAGCGGTCCTCCGCGTGAAGCGGAAACGCAGTGCGGAACCCGCTGAGGCACTTGTCCTTGCTTGCAAACGCCTCTGCTCCAGCGCAGTTGAGTCGGGAGCCCAAAAGACGCCTCCGGAGGATCTGGAGAGAGCAGCAGAAAATAATGTCTTCCAGTTGGTGGCCACCGTGCGCTCCCAG GAGGAGCCAGTACAGCCGCTCGTGCGAGCCGCCCTGCGCCCGTCCCAGGGCAGCCAGCAGCGTATCCGCCGTCATCTCCGTGCGTCGGCTCGGGAGATCCGGCAGAACGGCCGCTACAAGGTAGTCTCTAGCCGCCGATCCTCGGGAATTCCTTCGGGCGGCTTGGGGTCCGAGGACGCGCCGGGAAGCCCAGAAGCCGCCGAGGACGCAGGCTTCCAGCTGTTGGACCTGGTCCACGAGGAAGGAGACCCAGAGGCCGCCGCGATCTCCTGCAAA ACATCTGACCCAGATGTGATCCTCTGCAATTCTGTAGAGTTGATCCGTGAGCGGTTGACTGTATCTGAAGATGGACCAAGAGTTGGGTACCAGGAGGAACAGAAGGACAACTATGTGTATGACATTTACTATTTGGACATGGCCACTCCAGGATGGATTGAGAACATCCTCTCTGTGCAGCCCTACAGCCAAGAGTGGGAGTTG GTGAATGATGACCAACAACCAGAGGACATTtatgaagatgaagatgatgagAACAGTGAGAATAATTGGCGCAACGAGTACCCAGAGGAGGAGAACAGTGACGGAGATGAAGATTCCAGAG TCTCTGATGAATACAACAGCCTCAGTGAAGAAGGAGACAACAGAGGACCACAGATGTGGAGCAAATACCCTTTGGATGTGCAGAAGGAGTTTGGCTATGACAGCCCCCATGACCTGGATTCAGACTGA